A window of the Salvelinus fontinalis isolate EN_2023a chromosome 14, ASM2944872v1, whole genome shotgun sequence genome harbors these coding sequences:
- the LOC129869592 gene encoding volume-regulated anion channel subunit LRRC8C-like isoform X1: MIPVTEFRQFSEQEPAFRVLKPWWDVFTDYLSVVMLMIGVFGCTLQVVQDKIICLPQRISIANQTITLPNKTELVSPVVSQDVHEMMGLKTNLDLQQYSFINQMCYEKALHWYAKYFPYLVLIHTLIFMVCSNFWFKFPGSSSKIEHFISILGKCFDSPWTTRALSEVSGENPEEKVLLDNKNNSASKAILNVSVEGNLDSLEKTQSLKSIPEKIVVDKPTASALDKKEGEQAKALFEKVKKFRLHVEEGDILYVMYVRQTVLKVFKFLLIIAYNSALVSEVQITVKCSVDIQDMTGYKHFSCNHTMAHLFSKLSYCYLCFVAVYGFTCLYTSYWLFYRSLKEYSFEYVRQETGIDDIPDVKNDFAFMLHMIDQYDPLYSKRFAVFLSEVSENKLKQLNLNHEWTPEKLRQRLLTNHNNRLELQLFMLSGLPDTIFEVTELQSLKLEIINNVTIPASIAQLENLQELSLYQCCLKIHTTATSFLKDNLKVLRVKFDDSRELPHWLYHLRNLEELYLIGSLSPDASKNVVLESLRELKNLKTLSLKSNFTKIPQSIVDVSSHLQRLYVYNDGTKLVMLNNLKKMVNLTELELVHCDLERIPHAVFSLTNLQELDLKENNLRSIEEIVSCQHLHKLTCLKLWHNSICYIPEHIKKLGSLERLYFSHNKIEILPSHLFLCNKLRYLDLSNNDIRFIPPEIGVLQSLQYFSVTCNKIDNLPDELFFCKKLKTLKLGKNTLSLLSPKISYLVLLTHLELKGNHFELLPPELRFCRALKRGGLVVEDILFETLPSDIRDKMKAE, encoded by the exons GTGGTCCAGGACAAAATCATCTGCCTTCCACAGAGAATATCAATAGCGAACCAAACAATAACCTTACCAAATAAAACCGAGCTGGTCTCACCTGTTGTGTCGCAGGATGTGCATGAGATGATGGGCCTGAAAACCAACCTGGACCTTCAACAGTACAGCTTCATAAACCAGATGTGCTACGAGAAAGCCCTGCACTGGTATGCCAAGTACTTCCCTTACCTAGTCCTCATACACACCCTCATCTTCATGGTGTGTAGCAATTTCTGGTTCAAGTTCCCAGGCTCCAGCTCTAAGATAGAGCATTTCATCTCCATCTTGGGAAAGTGCTTCGACTCCCCCTGGACTACTAGAGCTCTGTCCGAGGTGTCTGGAGAGAACCCAGAGGAGAAGGTATTGTTG GACAACAAGAACAACAGTGCCAGCAAAGCGATCCTCAACGTGTCTGTAGAGGGGAACCTGGACAGCCTGGAAAAGACCCAGTCCCTCAAATCCATCCCAGAGAAGATCGTAGTGGACAAGCCCACAGCCAGCGCCCTGGATAAGAAGGAAGGAGAACAGGCCAAAGCTCTGTTTGAGAAGGTGAAGAAGTTCCGCCTGCACGTCGAAGAGGGGGACATCCTCTATGTTATGTATGTTCGTCAGACTGTTCTCAAAGTGTTCAAGTTCCTCCTCATCATCGCGTATAACAGTGCTTTAGTCTCTGAGGTGCAGATCACAGTGAAGTGCAGTGTTGACATACAGGACATGACGGGATATAAGCATTTCTCCTGTAATCACACCATGGCCCACTTGTTCTCTAAGTTGTCGTACTGTTACCTGTGCTTCGTGGCTGTGTACGGATTCACCTGCCTCTACACTTCCTACTGGCTCTTCTACCGCTCGCTGAAGGAGTACTCCTTTGAATACGTGAGGCAAGAAACGGGAATCGATGACATCCCAGACGTGAAGAATGACTTTGCCTTCATGCTGCACATGATCGACCAGTACGACCCACTGTACTCCAAAAg gtTCGCAGTGTTCCTGTCTGAGGTGAGTGAGAACAAACTGAAACAGCTGAACCTGAACCATGAATGGACGCCAGAGAAGCTGCGTCAGAGACTGCTGACCAACCATAACAACAGACTGGAGCTGCAGCTCTTCATGCTGTCTGGGCTCCCGGACACCATCTTCGAGGTGACAGAGCTCCAGTCCCTGAAGCTAGAGATCATCAACAACGTAACCATCCCAGCTTCCATCGCCCAGCTGGAAAACCTCCAGGAGCTGTCTCTGTATCAGTGTTGCTTAAAGATCCACACCACAGCCACTTCCTTCCTCAAGGATAACCTTAAG GTGCTCAGGGTAAAGTTTGATGACAGCAGGGAGCTGCCTCATTGGCTGTACCACCTACGGAATCTAGAGGAGCTCTACCTCATTGGCTCACTGAGTCCTGACGCTTCTAAGAATGTGGTTCTGGAGTCTCTAAGGGAGCTGAAGAATCTGAAGACCCTGTCGCTCAAAAGTAACTTTACAAAGATCCCCCAGTCCATCGTGGACGTGTCCAGCCACCTGCAGAGACTGTACGTTTACAACGATGGCACCAAGCTGGTGATGCTCAACAACCTGAAGAAGATGGTGAACCTGACTGAACTGGAGCTGGTGCACTGTGACCTGGAACGCATCCCACATGCTGTCTTTAGCCTCACGAACCTACAG GAGTTGGACTTGAAGGAAAACAACCTGCGCTCCATTGAGGAGATAGTCAGCTGCCAGCACCTCCACAAACTGACGTGCCTGAAACTCTGGCACAACAGTATCTGCTACATCCCTGAGCACATCAAGAAGCTGGGCAGCCTGGAGCGCCTCTACTTCAGTCACAACAAGATAGAGATCTTGCCCTCGCACCTGTTCTTATGCAACAAGCTTCGTTACCTGGATCTGTCCAACAACGACATCCGGTTCATTCCGCCGGAGATCGGTGTCCTACAGAGTCTTCAGTACTTCTCTGTTACGTGCAACAAGATTGATAACCTCCCAGACGAGCTCTTCTTTTGCAAGAAGCTCAAAACCCTCAAGCTGGGCAAGAATACGCTGTCGTTGCTCTCACCAAAGATCTCATACCTGGTTCTATTGACACACCTGGAACTGAAGGGCAACCATTTTGAGCTCCTGCCTCCAGAGCTGCGGTTCTGCCGGGCATTGAAGCGTGGCGGCCTAGTGGTGGAGGACATCCTGTTTGAAACCTTGCCTTCGGATATCAGAGACAAAATGAAGGCTGAGTGA
- the LOC129869592 gene encoding volume-regulated anion channel subunit LRRC8C-like isoform X2, protein MIPVTEFRQFSEQEPAFRVLKPWWDVFTDYLSVVMLMIGVFGCTLQVVQDKIICLPQRISIANQTITLPNKTELVSPVVSQDVHEMMGLKTNLDLQQYSFINQMCYEKALHWYAKYFPYLVLIHTLIFMVCSNFWFKFPGSSSKIEHFISILGKCFDSPWTTRALSEVSGENPEEKDNKNNSASKAILNVSVEGNLDSLEKTQSLKSIPEKIVVDKPTASALDKKEGEQAKALFEKVKKFRLHVEEGDILYVMYVRQTVLKVFKFLLIIAYNSALVSEVQITVKCSVDIQDMTGYKHFSCNHTMAHLFSKLSYCYLCFVAVYGFTCLYTSYWLFYRSLKEYSFEYVRQETGIDDIPDVKNDFAFMLHMIDQYDPLYSKRFAVFLSEVSENKLKQLNLNHEWTPEKLRQRLLTNHNNRLELQLFMLSGLPDTIFEVTELQSLKLEIINNVTIPASIAQLENLQELSLYQCCLKIHTTATSFLKDNLKVLRVKFDDSRELPHWLYHLRNLEELYLIGSLSPDASKNVVLESLRELKNLKTLSLKSNFTKIPQSIVDVSSHLQRLYVYNDGTKLVMLNNLKKMVNLTELELVHCDLERIPHAVFSLTNLQELDLKENNLRSIEEIVSCQHLHKLTCLKLWHNSICYIPEHIKKLGSLERLYFSHNKIEILPSHLFLCNKLRYLDLSNNDIRFIPPEIGVLQSLQYFSVTCNKIDNLPDELFFCKKLKTLKLGKNTLSLLSPKISYLVLLTHLELKGNHFELLPPELRFCRALKRGGLVVEDILFETLPSDIRDKMKAE, encoded by the exons GTGGTCCAGGACAAAATCATCTGCCTTCCACAGAGAATATCAATAGCGAACCAAACAATAACCTTACCAAATAAAACCGAGCTGGTCTCACCTGTTGTGTCGCAGGATGTGCATGAGATGATGGGCCTGAAAACCAACCTGGACCTTCAACAGTACAGCTTCATAAACCAGATGTGCTACGAGAAAGCCCTGCACTGGTATGCCAAGTACTTCCCTTACCTAGTCCTCATACACACCCTCATCTTCATGGTGTGTAGCAATTTCTGGTTCAAGTTCCCAGGCTCCAGCTCTAAGATAGAGCATTTCATCTCCATCTTGGGAAAGTGCTTCGACTCCCCCTGGACTACTAGAGCTCTGTCCGAGGTGTCTGGAGAGAACCCAGAGGAGAAG GACAACAAGAACAACAGTGCCAGCAAAGCGATCCTCAACGTGTCTGTAGAGGGGAACCTGGACAGCCTGGAAAAGACCCAGTCCCTCAAATCCATCCCAGAGAAGATCGTAGTGGACAAGCCCACAGCCAGCGCCCTGGATAAGAAGGAAGGAGAACAGGCCAAAGCTCTGTTTGAGAAGGTGAAGAAGTTCCGCCTGCACGTCGAAGAGGGGGACATCCTCTATGTTATGTATGTTCGTCAGACTGTTCTCAAAGTGTTCAAGTTCCTCCTCATCATCGCGTATAACAGTGCTTTAGTCTCTGAGGTGCAGATCACAGTGAAGTGCAGTGTTGACATACAGGACATGACGGGATATAAGCATTTCTCCTGTAATCACACCATGGCCCACTTGTTCTCTAAGTTGTCGTACTGTTACCTGTGCTTCGTGGCTGTGTACGGATTCACCTGCCTCTACACTTCCTACTGGCTCTTCTACCGCTCGCTGAAGGAGTACTCCTTTGAATACGTGAGGCAAGAAACGGGAATCGATGACATCCCAGACGTGAAGAATGACTTTGCCTTCATGCTGCACATGATCGACCAGTACGACCCACTGTACTCCAAAAg gtTCGCAGTGTTCCTGTCTGAGGTGAGTGAGAACAAACTGAAACAGCTGAACCTGAACCATGAATGGACGCCAGAGAAGCTGCGTCAGAGACTGCTGACCAACCATAACAACAGACTGGAGCTGCAGCTCTTCATGCTGTCTGGGCTCCCGGACACCATCTTCGAGGTGACAGAGCTCCAGTCCCTGAAGCTAGAGATCATCAACAACGTAACCATCCCAGCTTCCATCGCCCAGCTGGAAAACCTCCAGGAGCTGTCTCTGTATCAGTGTTGCTTAAAGATCCACACCACAGCCACTTCCTTCCTCAAGGATAACCTTAAG GTGCTCAGGGTAAAGTTTGATGACAGCAGGGAGCTGCCTCATTGGCTGTACCACCTACGGAATCTAGAGGAGCTCTACCTCATTGGCTCACTGAGTCCTGACGCTTCTAAGAATGTGGTTCTGGAGTCTCTAAGGGAGCTGAAGAATCTGAAGACCCTGTCGCTCAAAAGTAACTTTACAAAGATCCCCCAGTCCATCGTGGACGTGTCCAGCCACCTGCAGAGACTGTACGTTTACAACGATGGCACCAAGCTGGTGATGCTCAACAACCTGAAGAAGATGGTGAACCTGACTGAACTGGAGCTGGTGCACTGTGACCTGGAACGCATCCCACATGCTGTCTTTAGCCTCACGAACCTACAG GAGTTGGACTTGAAGGAAAACAACCTGCGCTCCATTGAGGAGATAGTCAGCTGCCAGCACCTCCACAAACTGACGTGCCTGAAACTCTGGCACAACAGTATCTGCTACATCCCTGAGCACATCAAGAAGCTGGGCAGCCTGGAGCGCCTCTACTTCAGTCACAACAAGATAGAGATCTTGCCCTCGCACCTGTTCTTATGCAACAAGCTTCGTTACCTGGATCTGTCCAACAACGACATCCGGTTCATTCCGCCGGAGATCGGTGTCCTACAGAGTCTTCAGTACTTCTCTGTTACGTGCAACAAGATTGATAACCTCCCAGACGAGCTCTTCTTTTGCAAGAAGCTCAAAACCCTCAAGCTGGGCAAGAATACGCTGTCGTTGCTCTCACCAAAGATCTCATACCTGGTTCTATTGACACACCTGGAACTGAAGGGCAACCATTTTGAGCTCCTGCCTCCAGAGCTGCGGTTCTGCCGGGCATTGAAGCGTGGCGGCCTAGTGGTGGAGGACATCCTGTTTGAAACCTTGCCTTCGGATATCAGAGACAAAATGAAGGCTGAGTGA